The genome window CTACCCTAGGTGGTGGTTATAGCGCTCAAGCTGAAGCTTTAAGACATGGTATTTCAAGAGCTTTAGCTGCTATGGATGCAGATTTTAGAGCGTTATTAAAACCAAAAGGACTTCTTACTAGAGATAGTAGAACTGTTGAACGTAAAAAATACGGTCGCAGAAAAGCAAGAAGAAGTCCACAATTCTCTAAACGTTAATTCTCTTTGGATCCTTTTTATGGATCCAAATTTTCTCCATTTTCCATAAATTACAATTTTTTTTCTTATATTTTTATTTTGTTTAAAATCAAAGGATTTTTTGTTTAGAATATACTTTTATAATTTCAAAGTCCGATCAGGGAAACCTCCTTTTTGTAGTAAATTTAAGCCCCTACCCAAAGGGGCTTATTTTATTTTAATCTTCTTTGCTATATAATAATCTGCATTTTATTTATTTTCCAAAGGAAATTCTATGAAGAAAATTATAAGTTTGGTAAGTTTAGCTACTGTATTGTTTGCTTTTGATGCTAGTAAAATAGAAATCACTCCAACTTTTAACTATACAACTCCAGAAGGAAATTTAGATCTTAAAAACTATGGTGGAGTGGGATTGAGATTTGGTTATCATTATGATGATTTATGGATAGATCAAGCAGAGCTTGGTATAGAATATAATGATAATGCAAAATACAACAATCCAGGTGATAATACACATACAAGTACTAGTGTATCAAGATTTTACACCAATGCAATTAAAGGTATTGATTTAGCAAATCATGTTTATTTGTATGGTTTGTTGGGTGCGGGTTATGAGTATTTGAGTCATGGGGCGTATGAAAACAAAAGTGGTATGTTTGCTCAATATGGTGCAGGTTTGAAGTTTGCACTTGGAGAGGATTTAGCTTTAAGAGTGGAAGCAAGAGATCAGATTAAATTTAACAACGGTGAGCATAATTTGATTTCTAGTATTGGTTTAAGTTTTTATTTTGGTAATAACATTCCAAAAGCACCGCAAACCACAAGTCAACCACTTGTGCAAAAAGTTCAAGCAAAAAAAATCGAAAAATCTTGTCCAGAGCCAAGAAAAGGCGCTTTGCTTGATCATATAGGATGTGAGAAAACAATAGCTCTTGAAGGACATTTTGGTTTTGATCAGAGCAATATTAATTTAGAATTTGCTAAACAAATTCAAGAAGTAGGTAAGGTTTTAGAGGAAAATCCACAATATTATACTATCTTAGAAGGACATACGGATAATACAGGCCCTAAAGCTTACAATCAAAAACTTTCCTTAGAGCGTGCAAATGCTGTAGCAAAAGAACTTGAAAAAACAGGCGTAGCTAAAGAAAAAATAATTACCAAAGGTTATGGTTATGATATGCCAAAAGCAAGTAATGATACTAAAGAAGGTCGTGCTCAAAATAGACGCGTTGAAGCAAAATTTTTCATTAAAGAGTAAAATTTGCTAAGAAAAACAATTTTATTTGACCTAGATGGCACTTTGATAGATTCTACAAGTGCCATTTTAGATGGTTTTGATGCTGCTTTTAGAGCATTTGATCAGCCATTGAGAGATCATGAGGTCGTCAAATCATTGATAGGTTTTCCTTTAGATGTAGCTTTTGAAAAACTTGGAGTCAAAAAGGAAAAAACAAGCGAGTATATCAATGCATATAGAAGTGTATATCAGCAAATTTATATAAAACAAACATCTTTACTTACCTTTGCAAAAAAAAGTGTTCAAGAAGCAAGTTTGATTGCTGATTTAGCTGTTGTGACGACTAAAAGTTCTAAATTTTCTAAACCATTGCTAGATCATTTGGGGATAGGTAAGTATTTTAAAGTTATTATAGGTAGAGATGATGTAATTCATCCTAAACCACATGCTGAACCTATTTTATTAGCTTTGGAAAAATTATCTAAAGACAAAGAAAATGCATTTATGATTGGTGATACTCATTTGGATATTATGGCGGCTGTTGAAGCGGGTATTACACCTGTGGCAGTTAGTAGTGGTTATGAGAGTAAAGAAAGTTTGCGCCAATTTAAAACTTTATTATTTGATAATACCTATGAAGCAATAGAGTATATAAAAAATATCCGATAACTTCACACTCCAACTTCTTACATAGAAATAATAAAAAATTTTTATCATTGTTTAAGACAATTCAAGATAAAGTAGCTAATGATTTTAAGTAATTACTTTAATGATAAGGATAATTAGATGAGTAAAATAATGAAAACAATGGATGGTAACGAAGCAGCAGCATATGCTGCTTATGCGTTTACAGAGGTTGCTGGAATTTATCCTATCACTCCAAGTTCTCCTATGGCTGATTATACTGATATATGGGCTTCTCAGGGTAAAAAAAATCTTTTTGGAGTGCCGGTTAAAGTTGTAGAAATGCAAAGTGAAGCGGGTGCAGCAGGAACAGTTCATGGTTCTTTGCAAGCGGGTGCTTTAACAACTACTTACACTGCTTCTCAAGGTCTTTTATTAAAAATACCAAATATGTATAAAATAGCAGGACAGCTTTTACCTGGTGTGATCCATGTAGCAGCTAGAGCTTTGGCTTCTCAAGCGCTTTCTATTTTTGGGGATCATCAAGATATTTATGCTGCAAGACAAACAGGTTTTGCTATGCTTTGCTCACATTCTGTGCAAGAAAGTATGGATTTAGCAGGTGTAGCTCACTTAGCAGCCATTAAAGGTAGAGTGCCTTTTATGCATTTTTTTGATGGTTTTAGAACTTCTCATGAAATTCAAAAAATTGAAGTAATGGATTATGCACATTTTGATCGTTTGCTTGACCGTGAGGCTTTATTGGAGTTTAGAAATTCCTGTTTAAATCCGGAAAATCCAAAAACAAGAGGTACGGCACAAAATGATGATATTTATTTCCAAACAAGAGAATTGGCAAATAAATACTATGAAGCTATTCCTGATATTGTGAATGAATATATGCAAGAAATTTCAAAAATCACAGGAAGAGAATACAAGCCTTTTGTGTATTATGGAGATAAAAATGCAACGCGCATTGTAGTTGCAATGGGTTCGGTGACTGAAGCTTTAAAAGAAGTTGTAGATTACCTCAATAGCAAAGGTGAAAAAGTAGGAGTTTTAAAAGTCCATTTATATAGACCATTTAGTTTGAAATACTTGTTTGATGTAATGCCTCAAAGTGTTGAAAAAATAGCTGTTTTAGACAGAACTAAAGAACCAGGAAGTTTAGGTGAGCCACTTTATTTAGACTTAAAAACTGCATACTATGGTAAAGAAAAGGCACCTTTGATCGTTGGTGGTAGATATGGACTTTCTTCAAAAGATGTTGATCCTGCTCAACTTCTAGCGGTTTTTGAAAACCTAAATCAAGCTAATCCAAAAGATGGTTTTACCATAGGAATTAATGATGATGTAACTTTTACTTCATTGCCTGTGGGAGAAAAAATTTCTTTAGGTGATGAAAGCACTATAGAATGTTTATTCTATGGCCTTGGTGCTGATGGTACTGTAGGTGCAAACAAAAACTCTATTAAAATTATAGGGGATAAAACAGACTTTTATGCGCAAGCTTATTTTGCTTATGATTCTAAAAAATCAGGTGGTTACACAAGAAGTCACTTGAGATTTTCTAAAAAGCCTATTACTTCAACTTATTTAGTTTCTACTCCGCATTTTGTGGCGTGCTCTGTGGCCGCGTATTTAGAAATTTATGATGTTTTAGCTGGCATTAGAAAAGGTGGAACTTTCCTTTTAAATAGTATTTGGAGTGCAGAAGAAACTGTTAAGAAAATTCCAAATGCAGTAAAAAGAGTTTTAGCACAAAAAGAAATCAATTTTTATATCATCAATGCTACAAAATTAGCTAGAGAAATAGGTTTAGGTAGTAGAACAAATACGATCATGCAATCAGCATTTTTTAAACTAGCTAATATCATTCCTTTTGAAGATGCACAAAAATACATGAAAGAATTTGCATATAAATCGTATAGTAAAAAAGGTGATGCGATAGTTGAAATGAACTATAAAGCCATTGATGTAGGTGCAGATGGACTTGTAAAAGTTGACATTGATCCTTCTTGGGCAAATTTAGCAGATGAGACAAAAGAAGAAACCATAGCTTATAAAGGTACTGAATTTGTTGAAAAAATCGCAAAACCTATGAATGCGGCTAAAGGTGATGATTTGCCAGTTTCGGCATTTTTGGGCTATGAAGATGGTAGTTTTGAGCATGGAACTACTGAATATGAAAAAAGAGGCGTTGGGGTTATGGTGCCAAGATGGATTGAGGCTAATTGTATTCAATGTAATCAATGTGCTTCAGTGTGCCCGCATGCAGTTATTAGACCATTCTTGATTAATGAAGAAGAGTTAAATAATGCTCCAGAGGGTGTAAAAGAGCATAGTCTTAATGCTAAAGGTGTAAAAGATCAGAAATTAAACTTTAAAATTCAAGTTTCACCACTTGATTGTACAGGTTGTGAGCTTTGCGTGCATGAGTGTCCAACTAAAGAAAAATCTTTAGTAATGGTGCCGCTAGGTGAAGAGCTTGATCATGGTGAACAAGACAATGCGGATTATTTATTCAAAAAAGTAAGCTATAAAGATAATATCTTAAATAGAGAAAATACTAAAGGTATTCAATTTGCGCAGCCTTTATTTGAATTCCATGGTGCGTGTCCAGGTTGTGGGGAAACTCCTTATATCACTTTAATCACGAGATTATTTGGCGAAAGAATGATTATTGCCAATGCGACAGGTTGTAGTTCTATTTATGGTGGCTCAGCTCCTTCGACTCCATATAGAAAAAGCAATAAAAACGGACATGGACCTGCATGGGGTAATTCTTTGTTTGAAGATAATGCAGAGTTTGGTTTGGGTATGAAAATAGCAACTGAAACCACAAGACATAAAATCGAACATATTATGAATGAAAGCATGCAAGAAGTTCCTAATGCACTTTCTGCATTATATAAAGAGTGGATTGCAAATAAAGAAGACTCTAAAATCTCACTAGAATTAAGAGATAAAATAGTACCATTGCTAGAAGAAAATAAACAAATTAAATCAGTGAATGATATCTTAGAATTAAAAAGCTATTTAAGTAAAAAATCACATTGGATTTTTGGTGGTGATGGTTGGGCTTATGATATTGGTTATGGTGGGCTTGATCATGTTTTAGCAAGTGGTGAAAATGTTAACATTTTAGTACTTGATACGGAAGTATATTCAAATACTGGTGGGCAAAGTTCAAAGTCTTCAAGAACAGGATCAGTGGCGCAATTTGCTGCTGCAGGTAAGCCAGTGCAGAAAAAAGACTTAGGTCAAATTGCTATGACTTATGGCTATATTTTTGTAGCTCAAGTAAATTCTAATGCAAATTATGCACAATTGCTAAAAGCAGTAATGGCCGCTGAAGCATATGATGGGCCTTCTTTGATTATTGCTTATTCTCCTTGTATTGCTCATGGTATCAAAGGTGGGCTTGGAAATTCAGGTAATCAAGCAGAACTTGCTACAAAATGTGGATATTGGCCAACTTATATTTACGATCCACGTTTAGAAGCAGAAGGAAAAAATCCTTTAACAATTTCTTCTAAAGAGCCTGATTGGGGTTTATATGAAAACTTTTTAATGAATGAAGTGCGTTATACTTCATTGAAAAAATCTAATCCTGAACAAGCTAAGGAATTTTTCGAAAGAAATAAAGCAGATGCACAACGCCGTTATAGACAACTAAAGCGTTTAGCAAGTGCTGATTTTAGTAACGAAAATTAAAATTGTTGCGATTTCTTATGATGAGTTTATCGATGGTTGGTGTCTTACACGCTAACCATTTATTTTTAAATCAAGACTGCTACGATGGTCTTGATTTGACTGTAATTCAAGATCCCTTTTTTCAAAAAACTACAAAAATAAAATCTAATTTTTCTTTGCAAGCGATTATTTCAAATAAAGTCAAGATTGACAATAAATGGCATGCTTTAAATGATAATATTGATGGTTTTAAGATTGCTGAGATAAAAAATTCTCAAGTTGTATTGATAAAGGAAGAAAAACGAATGGTTTTAGATTTGTATGAAAAAAATAATATTTTTATTTATTAGCTTTTTAATTTATACAGATGTTTTAGCAAGTGAATGTAAACAGCGATTTTTTGATATTAGCGTTGAAAGTAAAACTTCTTTACTTGAAATTTTAAATGAATTAGGTAGAGAATGTGGTTTTAGTCTTATTATTAAAGATGAGCTTGCTAGGGGAAAATTACTTCATGATCAAAACTATTTACATATTAGAAAACTCTCTTTAAGAGAAATTTTTAAACTTCTACTAGAAGAAAATAATCTTGCGTATGAATACACTAAAAATGTTCTAAAAATTTATGGAAGACAAGTAAAAACTTTTAAAATTCATTATATTAGCTCCATTCGCGAGGGGCAAAGCATCACCAAGGCTTCAGTGGATTCAAGGCCTAGACAAGGAGATTATGATAATGCAAAAGAGGCGGATAATTTAGTCATTAGTACTGATAGGTTTGATTTTTGGGAAAAAATTTCAGAAGAAATTCAAAGTTTACTTGATGAAAATTCAACCCGACCCATCATCAACACTAATGCAGGAATTATTACTTTAAATGCTACGCCATATGAGCTTGAAAGGGTTGAAAAATATCTTAGTGATTTAAACAAAAGGCTTAAAAAGCAAGTTTTAATTGATGTGAGTATAGTTGCAGTGCATTTAAATCACTCTCATTCAAGTGGGATTAATTGGCAAGAGCTGGCCTTTAGACTAAATGGTGATGAGGATGACTTTATAATCAATAAAGGCGGTGTAAGAAATATTAATCTAAAATCAAATATTGAAACTAAAGCTATTTTAAATTTATTACAAGAAAATGGTAAAACTACTGTGCTTTCTAATCCAAAACTTATGGCGCTTAATAATCAGCAAGCTATTATTTCTATAGGAGATACGATTAATTATCAAGTAAAAGAAAGTTCCAAAGGGACTGAAAATGGCACAACTATTAGTGAAACTTATAATAATTATTCTATTTTTGTCGGCATTTTACTTAATATTTTACCAGAAATTTCAGATGATCATAAAATTATGCTTAGGATTAACCCAAGTTTGAGTGATTTTAAATATAGCGTTGATAATCATCGTCAAAATAAGCCAAGAAATATTGCGCCTGATACTATACAAAAAAAGCTTTCAACCGTTGTTGAAGTTGATGATGGGCAAACTTTGATTTTGGGCGGATTAATTAGTAAAAATACCATTAGTAATCATAACGAAGTAAGCGCTTTGTCTAAAATTCCAATTTTTGGTGCTTTGTTTCAAGGAAAACAAAATTTAGAAGATACCAGTGAAATAGTGTTTATTATCAAACCAAGTTTGATAAAAGCAGATAAAAAAATACTTAGCTTGAAAGATTTGGGATTTACGCATGAAGATGATATGTTTTAGCCTTTTTATTTATTTGTCCTTTGTGAATGCAATGGATATTCAAAATGAAAGTTTTGAGCAAAATGTTTTTTATGAAAAATTTATTCATCATCCAAGTTATGAGAACGCTTTAAATTTGGCTAAGTTTTTCTATCAAAATAAAGATTATAATAAGGCTATTTTTTGGGCTATAGAGGCAAATGACTTTGAGCTTTTGGAAAAAGATGCATGGTTGATATTTATCAATGCTAAATTAAAACTAGGAAAACATCAAGATGCTCTAAAAGCTAAAAAAGAGTATGAAAAACTTCTAGGATATGAAAATTGAATTATGCTATAGTTGAACAAGATTTTAAACTTTTAGATGAATCTACTTTAAGGCAAATAGCACTAGAAAATCAAATGTCTTATCTAGATTTACATGAAAATATGGAATTAGAAAAATACCTTAACATCTTGCCTCTTTCATTAATAGAGCAATATCAAATATTATGCTTTAAAGAAGATGAAGAAAGTGTTAGTATAGCTTCTTTTAAGCCTTTGGAAGAAGAAGTTTTGGAAAAAATACAAAATTTACATCGTTTGAAAATTATCAAAATACATCTTTGTGTTTTTACACTTTTTCAATTTTTTCTAGAAAAAGTGAAATTTTTAATCAAATTTCAAAACTATCTTGATCGCTTAGAGCTTCATTTAAGCAAAGATGAAAATCAAGATGAGATTTTATTAGAGCAGTTTTTGGAACTAATTTTATCTTATGCGTGTTTTTTAAAAGCAAGTGATATTCATTTAGAGCCTTTAGAAAATAAAGCCTTAATAAGATATAGAATAGATGGAAATCTAGCCAAAATACTTGATTTTGATTTACGATCTTTTCAAGCTTTGTTGACTCATATAAAGATTGTTGCTTTGTTGAATGTAGCCGAACAAAGACAAGCACAAGATGGAAGCTTTAGTAAGATATTGTTAGAACAAAAGTATGATTTTAGAATTTCTATTATGCCTTTATTATATGGACAGGGGGTTGTTTTTAGGATTTTAAAGCAAGATGAACAACAATTTAAATTAGATCAGTTGTTGATCGCAAAAGATCGGTTGCTTCGATTAAAAACGTATATAAAAGCTCCTTATGGTTTGGTTTTATTTTGTGGACCTACAGGAAGTGGTAAAAGTACTTTTATGCATGCTATTTTAAATGAAATTGATCGCGATAAGAAAATTATCACTCTAGAAGATCCTATAGAGTATAAACTTCAGCACGCCCAGCAAATTCTTTTAAATTCTAAGGCGGATTTTGATTTTCATAAGGCATTAAGGGCGGTTTTAAGACAAGATCCTGATGTGATCATGGTGGGTGAAATCCGAGATGAGGAAAGTTTAGATATAGTTTTAAAAGCCTCTTTGAGTGGGCACTTGGTGTTAAGTACTTTGCATACTAACAGTGCTTTGGAAGCAGTTTATAGAATGAAACATATGGGTGCAAAAGAATACTTAATCGCTTATTCTCTTAATTTGATCATAGCACAGCGTTTACTTAGAAAGCTTTGTGAATGTAAAGAAGCTAGTTTTGAAACATTTTGCTTTCAAAATCAAACTATAAAAGGAATGTTTTATAGGCCAAAGGGATGTGCTAAATGCATGTATAGCGGCTATAAGGGTCGCTTAATGGTGGCAGAGTTTTTGTTTTTAGATCAAAATATCAAAAGTATGATAGAAAATAACTCAAGCTATGAAGGTATTTTGCAATATGCTTTAGAGAATGGTTTTGTTGGTTTAGGTTTTGATGCTTTAGAAAAGGCAAAATGCGGTTTAATAAGCATAGAAGAATTAAAAAAGACAAGTATTTGAAAAAATTTATTATTAATTATATTGTCAAAGAAAAGTCAAAACAACGCATTATTAAAGCAAATAATTTATATGAAGCTAGAATGATTGCTTTAAAATCACATTTTGAAATTATAAGTATTGAAGAGTATTTTGGTGCGGTAAAATATAAATTTAAAGATGAGGATTTGATTTTTATCTTAAAAGATTTAAATATGATGTTAAAAGCGGGATTGAGCCTGCAAGAAGCTATTTTAGAATTTTCACGCTCAAATTATGAAAAACAAGTGGCGCAAATTTTTAATATTATTTATCAAAAATTAAGCAATGGAAGCACTTATGATCAAGCCTTTGCCAATGTATTAAGTGTTAGAGAATGTGCTATTTTAAAAATTTGTGAAGGTAAGGGTGATTTACATCAAGCTTTTGGTATTATTATTGATTTAAAAGAAAAACATCTTCGTAACCTTAAACAATTTAAAAAAGCTATGGCTTATCCATCGTTTGTGTTTGCTTGTATCATTTTAGCTTTTGTTGTTTTGATGGTGTTGGTTTTACCTGAATTTAAAAACTTATTTGCACAGCTAGAGCTTGATTTGCCACAAATTACACAAATCCTTTTTCATATAGGGGATTTTTTTAATCAATACTACATTTA of Campylobacter sp. 2014D-0216 contains these proteins:
- the rpsI gene encoding 30S ribosomal protein S9 — translated: MATTYATGKRKTAVAKVWVKAGSGKIIVNGMDLNTWLGGHEAIKLKVVQPLLVTKQETSMDIKATTLGGGYSAQAEALRHGISRALAAMDADFRALLKPKGLLTRDSRTVERKKYGRRKARRSPQFSKR
- a CDS encoding OmpA family protein produces the protein MKKIISLVSLATVLFAFDASKIEITPTFNYTTPEGNLDLKNYGGVGLRFGYHYDDLWIDQAELGIEYNDNAKYNNPGDNTHTSTSVSRFYTNAIKGIDLANHVYLYGLLGAGYEYLSHGAYENKSGMFAQYGAGLKFALGEDLALRVEARDQIKFNNGEHNLISSIGLSFYFGNNIPKAPQTTSQPLVQKVQAKKIEKSCPEPRKGALLDHIGCEKTIALEGHFGFDQSNINLEFAKQIQEVGKVLEENPQYYTILEGHTDNTGPKAYNQKLSLERANAVAKELEKTGVAKEKIITKGYGYDMPKASNDTKEGRAQNRRVEAKFFIKE
- a CDS encoding HAD family hydrolase — translated: MLRKTILFDLDGTLIDSTSAILDGFDAAFRAFDQPLRDHEVVKSLIGFPLDVAFEKLGVKKEKTSEYINAYRSVYQQIYIKQTSLLTFAKKSVQEASLIADLAVVTTKSSKFSKPLLDHLGIGKYFKVIIGRDDVIHPKPHAEPILLALEKLSKDKENAFMIGDTHLDIMAAVEAGITPVAVSSGYESKESLRQFKTLLFDNTYEAIEYIKNIR
- the nifJ gene encoding pyruvate:ferredoxin (flavodoxin) oxidoreductase, whose translation is MSKIMKTMDGNEAAAYAAYAFTEVAGIYPITPSSPMADYTDIWASQGKKNLFGVPVKVVEMQSEAGAAGTVHGSLQAGALTTTYTASQGLLLKIPNMYKIAGQLLPGVIHVAARALASQALSIFGDHQDIYAARQTGFAMLCSHSVQESMDLAGVAHLAAIKGRVPFMHFFDGFRTSHEIQKIEVMDYAHFDRLLDREALLEFRNSCLNPENPKTRGTAQNDDIYFQTRELANKYYEAIPDIVNEYMQEISKITGREYKPFVYYGDKNATRIVVAMGSVTEALKEVVDYLNSKGEKVGVLKVHLYRPFSLKYLFDVMPQSVEKIAVLDRTKEPGSLGEPLYLDLKTAYYGKEKAPLIVGGRYGLSSKDVDPAQLLAVFENLNQANPKDGFTIGINDDVTFTSLPVGEKISLGDESTIECLFYGLGADGTVGANKNSIKIIGDKTDFYAQAYFAYDSKKSGGYTRSHLRFSKKPITSTYLVSTPHFVACSVAAYLEIYDVLAGIRKGGTFLLNSIWSAEETVKKIPNAVKRVLAQKEINFYIINATKLAREIGLGSRTNTIMQSAFFKLANIIPFEDAQKYMKEFAYKSYSKKGDAIVEMNYKAIDVGADGLVKVDIDPSWANLADETKEETIAYKGTEFVEKIAKPMNAAKGDDLPVSAFLGYEDGSFEHGTTEYEKRGVGVMVPRWIEANCIQCNQCASVCPHAVIRPFLINEEELNNAPEGVKEHSLNAKGVKDQKLNFKIQVSPLDCTGCELCVHECPTKEKSLVMVPLGEELDHGEQDNADYLFKKVSYKDNILNRENTKGIQFAQPLFEFHGACPGCGETPYITLITRLFGERMIIANATGCSSIYGGSAPSTPYRKSNKNGHGPAWGNSLFEDNAEFGLGMKIATETTRHKIEHIMNESMQEVPNALSALYKEWIANKEDSKISLELRDKIVPLLEENKQIKSVNDILELKSYLSKKSHWIFGGDGWAYDIGYGGLDHVLASGENVNILVLDTEVYSNTGGQSSKSSRTGSVAQFAAAGKPVQKKDLGQIAMTYGYIFVAQVNSNANYAQLLKAVMAAEAYDGPSLIIAYSPCIAHGIKGGLGNSGNQAELATKCGYWPTYIYDPRLEAEGKNPLTISSKEPDWGLYENFLMNEVRYTSLKKSNPEQAKEFFERNKADAQRRYRQLKRLASADFSNEN
- the mshL gene encoding pilus (MSHA type) biogenesis protein MshL, which codes for MKKIIFLFISFLIYTDVLASECKQRFFDISVESKTSLLEILNELGRECGFSLIIKDELARGKLLHDQNYLHIRKLSLREIFKLLLEENNLAYEYTKNVLKIYGRQVKTFKIHYISSIREGQSITKASVDSRPRQGDYDNAKEADNLVISTDRFDFWEKISEEIQSLLDENSTRPIINTNAGIITLNATPYELERVEKYLSDLNKRLKKQVLIDVSIVAVHLNHSHSSGINWQELAFRLNGDEDDFIINKGGVRNINLKSNIETKAILNLLQENGKTTVLSNPKLMALNNQQAIISIGDTINYQVKESSKGTENGTTISETYNNYSIFVGILLNILPEISDDHKIMLRINPSLSDFKYSVDNHRQNKPRNIAPDTIQKKLSTVVEVDDGQTLILGGLISKNTISNHNEVSALSKIPIFGALFQGKQNLEDTSEIVFIIKPSLIKADKKILSLKDLGFTHEDDMF
- a CDS encoding CDC27 family protein; this translates as MKMICFSLFIYLSFVNAMDIQNESFEQNVFYEKFIHHPSYENALNLAKFFYQNKDYNKAIFWAIEANDFELLEKDAWLIFINAKLKLGKHQDALKAKKEYEKLLGYEN
- a CDS encoding GspE/PulE family protein, yielding MNYAIVEQDFKLLDESTLRQIALENQMSYLDLHENMELEKYLNILPLSLIEQYQILCFKEDEESVSIASFKPLEEEVLEKIQNLHRLKIIKIHLCVFTLFQFFLEKVKFLIKFQNYLDRLELHLSKDENQDEILLEQFLELILSYACFLKASDIHLEPLENKALIRYRIDGNLAKILDFDLRSFQALLTHIKIVALLNVAEQRQAQDGSFSKILLEQKYDFRISIMPLLYGQGVVFRILKQDEQQFKLDQLLIAKDRLLRLKTYIKAPYGLVLFCGPTGSGKSTFMHAILNEIDRDKKIITLEDPIEYKLQHAQQILLNSKADFDFHKALRAVLRQDPDVIMVGEIRDEESLDIVLKASLSGHLVLSTLHTNSALEAVYRMKHMGAKEYLIAYSLNLIIAQRLLRKLCECKEASFETFCFQNQTIKGMFYRPKGCAKCMYSGYKGRLMVAEFLFLDQNIKSMIENNSSYEGILQYALENGFVGLGFDALEKAKCGLISIEELKKTSI
- a CDS encoding type II secretion system F family protein, with amino-acid sequence MKKFIINYIVKEKSKQRIIKANNLYEARMIALKSHFEIISIEEYFGAVKYKFKDEDLIFILKDLNMMLKAGLSLQEAILEFSRSNYEKQVAQIFNIIYQKLSNGSTYDQAFANVLSVRECAILKICEGKGDLHQAFGIIIDLKEKHLRNLKQFKKAMAYPSFVFACIILAFVVLMVLVLPEFKNLFAQLELDLPQITQILFHIGDFFNQYYIYFAILLLCFIFAVYLSRKALYFHKLLFYLPIFGKIMLYQEQFCFFLVFSYLLKSGVDVKRAFGLACESIRNSFFKNTMYAVKTSFESGLSMDQAFFKTKFFEPFVIRMLKLALKSSKLDESTYELAVFYEYKKESYTQKFFSLLEPLMTVFMAILILILALGVFLPMWQINQAF